A region of Diceros bicornis minor isolate mBicDic1 chromosome 9, mDicBic1.mat.cur, whole genome shotgun sequence DNA encodes the following proteins:
- the LOC131409895 gene encoding mitochondrial ornithine transporter 1-like has protein sequence MKSNPAIQAAIDLTAGAAGGTACVLTGQPFDTMKVKMQTFPGLYRGLTDCCLKTYSQVGFRGFYKGTSPALIANVAENSVLFMCYGFCQQVVRKVVGLDKQARLSTVWSVVKSILRKDGPLGFYHGLSSTLLREVPGYFFFFGGYELSRSFFASGRSKDDLGPVSLMVSGGIGGICLWLAVYPVDCVKSRIQVLSMSGKQAGFLRTFISVVRSEGITALYSGLKPTIIRAFPASGALFLAYEHSRRLMMSQLEAH, from the exons ATGAAGTCCAATCCTGCCATCCAGGCTGCCATTGACCTCACGGCAGGGGCCGCAG GGGGCACAGCCTGCGTCCTGACTGGGCAGCCCTTCGACACCATGAAAGTGAAGATGCAGACGTTCCCTGGCCTGTACAGGGGCCTGACCGACTGCTGCCTGAAGACCTACTCCCAGGTGGGCTTCCGGGGCTTCTACAAGGGGACCAGCCCGGCGCTGATCGCCAACGTCGCCGAGAACTCGGTCCTCTTCATGTGCTACGGCTTCTGCCAGCAGGTGGTGCGGAAAGTGGTTGGATTGGACAAGCAGGCAAGGCTGAG TACAGTGTGGTCTGTTGTGAAGAGCATCCTTAGAAAGGATGGCCCCTTGGGCTTCTACCATGGACTCTCGAGCACTTTACTTCGAGAAGTCCCCGGCTATTTCTTCTTCTTCGGCGGCTATGAACTGAGCCGATCGTTTTTTGCATCCGGGAGATCAAAAGATGACCTAG gcCCTGTCTCTTTGATGGTAAGTGGCGGCATTGGTGGCATCTGCCTCTGGCTTGCTGTATACCCAGTGGATTGTGTAAAATCCAGAATTCAAGTTCTTTCCATGTCTGGGAAACAGGCAGGATTTCTCAGAACCTTTATAAGTGTTGTGAGAAGTGAAG GAATAACAGCCTTATATTCTGGCCTGAAACCTACCATAATCCGAGCGTTCCCTGCCAGTGGGGCACTGTTTTTGGCCTACGAACACAGCAGGAGGTTAATGATGAGCCAGTTGGAAGCTCACTGA
- the LOC131410411 gene encoding small ribosomal subunit protein mS31-like — protein MHLSRTKNNIQRYFGTNSVIYGKKDEQSIPTQEISKETESQDSVKENRNKDLSHIIKGVKVELSTVNVQTAKPPSRRQLKSLEATVGRPQRAPGGAPKERSESLSPELVAAASAVADSLPFDKQTTKSELLRQLQQHWEDSRAQKDGERTKIR, from the exons atgcaTCTTTCTAGGACAAAAAATAATATCCAAAGATATTTTGGCACTAACAGTGTGATTTATGGCAAGAAAGATGAGCAGTCTATTCCAACCCAGGAGATTTCCAAGGAGACAGAGAGCCAAGACAGTGTAAAGGAGAATAGGAACAAAGACTTGTCACATATTATTAAGGGCGTGAAAGTTGAATTAAGCACAGTAAATGTACAAACAGCAAAGCCGCCCAGCAGAAGACAACTGAAAAGTTTGGAGGCCACAGTTGGCAGGCCTCAGAGAGCTCCAGGAGGTGCCCCAAAGGAGAG AAGCGAGTCCCTGAGTCCTGAGTTGGTGGCCGCTGCATCTGCTGTTGCAGATTCTCTCCCTTTTGACAAGCAGACAACCAAGTCGGAGCTGCTCAGGCAGCTCCAGCAGCACTGGGAAGACTCAAGGGCacagaaagatggagaaagaacTAAAATTAG GTAA